The genomic stretch TCCTGCGGCCATTAAGCGCAACCTTCACTTCGATATCGGAAAGCGGGATGTTCATTGCGAGCGGCCTTCTTCCCGCCCCGTTAACTAGATGGATGAGCAGCGCGCCGTCTTTCTCGAACAGCGACAGCTGCAGCCCCTGATAGTGGCTTACCTGTACTATTTTCTTCTCTCCAAGCGTCAAATCTATCATATTGGATAACAGCTGATAATGCTCCCCCAGCTTGAATTCATTAATTAGCCCGCTTAATGAAAAGGATAAATAGATGGCGCCTCCAGTTCCGAATTGATGATGAACACAAAGAGGAATATCGGTATGACTGACAGGCAAGGACGCACGCTCTGGCGGCGCACCTACACTCTCCAGCGGTGAGAAGGGCGGTACTAGCGTTGCGAGTATACTCGCTTCCGAGCCTGTCGCCTTCGTATACTGAACCTTCCCTCTAAAGGCGATAAGCTCGGTCATTTCCAGTTCAGCCTGAAGCGGATTATTCAGCCCCTCAAAGCGAAGATAAGCAGCGGTGAGCGGCTCACTAACCGTTGATTCAGCCGCTATTCCAAGCAAGCTGCGCAGCTTCTGCTGCTGGGAAACCTCTCCCTCGACAATGACATACCCGCCTTCTTCTGCATATTTGCTTATCACGCCAATGAATTCATCCGTAAGCTTCATATTTTCGGGAATAATTAACGCTTTGTATCTTGCCAGACGCTCCTTCGTTGCTTGTTCACGCAGCAGCACATCAAACGGGATTTGACGGTTGATCAATCCATCAGCCCAGCCTTCTGCTGCAGCATCTGCCGTCCACATTAACGCTACTTGCGCCAGCGTATGAGCTTCATCCATATAGCTCTCAACTTTGCTGACATTTTTGTTAAAGGTCGTTACGGTCTCTAAGATTCGTTTATCTGTTATCGTATCCGGAATTCCCGTTAGAGAATGCCATATGCTGCCGCCATGAGCTGGAATTTGGGACAGCCAGAAGCGGTACTCGGCAGGCGGAAGCCCCGTATGCCTCCACTCCATGCCCGGACTTGAATGGACAATGCCAAATGGAGCAGGATTTCCAGGAATCGAGCGGCCGAGCTTAATGCTCAGTGCAGGCTTCCAAAACTCAGGAATACGTTGATGGCCATCCGACAATACGTCCTGCGGCTCCGTACATAACATATCAGTCGTCTCTAGACGAGCGTATAGATTGTCTTTGTATAGATTGTAATAGAGAATCATCGGCACATCTGCCCGTTTGTTCTTAATAAAACGGTACATCTTCTCCATATTGTCCCGAATACAAGTGGAGGACCAATCCTCCGCAAAGTCGTTGCGATCAAGCGGAATATCTGTCCCGTAAAGGGTATTGTACTTTTTCTTGCATATCTCGCAATAGCACGGAACATAATGTGGTGCATTAAAGAAAATGCCGTCGATATCGTAGTTGTTAAGCAGCTCCTCAAGAACGGGAATCGCAACCTCCTCATTGCGGTACGCTCCATTAATACAAGTGCTCATGAGCAGCGACCAGCTTCCAGGCCGATGAGCGCCAATAATTTCCGGCTGGCCGGAGGGCTGCCTGACAAACCATTGCGGCTTGCGAAGAAATACGATATCCTCCGTCTTGCTGAAATCCAATCGCGCGATGAAACGGATACCCTGTTCATGGCAGGCTGCGATCACTTCCTTCAGCAAATCAAAATCTTGCGGAAGATATTCATTAACTTTATGTCCATCGACTTTGGACGGGTACCACGCATAGATGCCGCCAACATTGAAGACAAGAGTAGTAGCCCCCATTTCCTTCATCTGCCCTGCTAATTTTCGTGGATCGATGAGATGCGTGTCCTTCACCTGCAGATTCGTTTGAATAATTCGCTGCGGCTTCTGCCACCAAGCTTTTTTGTTTTCAGACATTGTCGTATTGCCTCCTTCAAATTAGTAATTTGTTATCCTTTGACCGATCCGAGCATGACCCCTTTGGCAAAATGCTTCTGAAGAAATGGGTAAATCACCAGAATTGGTACCATCGCAAGCACAATCGATGCCATACGAATCGTTTCCTGCGGCACCGACCGCTCGTCCCCGCCTGATCCTGCCATTCCGGCATTGTCGGAGTCGATAACTAACGTTTTGACTAACACTTGAAGCGTCCATTTACTGGAATCAGAAAGATAAATAAAGGCATTAAAATAAGTGTTCCAGTGAGCGACTGCGAAGAACAGCGTAAATGTCGCAATCGCCGGCATGGAAAGCGGAATGACAATGCGCAGAAAAACACCGATATCTGAGCAGCCGTCAATTTTCGCTGCATCCTCAAGCTCTGAAGGCAGCGATTCCAAAAAGCTTTTAATAATAATGAGACTCCAAGCATTCGTTAAAGCTGGCCAAATGAGTGCCCAATATGAGTTTAGCAAACCTAGCTCCTTAACGAGCAAGTAATTGGGTACAAGCCCCGCATTAAACACGAGTGTGAAAATGATAAAGCCCATCATCATGCTGCGGCCAGGCATCGCTTTCTTGGTCAACGCATAAGCCATTGAGAAGGATACGATCAGGTTCAGCGCAGTACCGACCACAGTGATGAAGGTCGTACTCTTAAGTGCATTAATGAAGCTGTCTGTCGAGAGTATATAGGAATAAGCGGCCAGCGACCACTTCTCTGGAAATAAATAAAAGCGAAGCGGCACATACACCGACGGGTCTGTAAAGGATACGCTGAATACATATAGAAAAGGGATCAAACAGACCAAGGAAATGATCGCGAGCAGGCTGTAGTTAATCCAATCAAATACCGTTAATTTTTTGCGGGATACAAAGCTCATCTTTACTCTCCTCCTTCTTAATAAATGCCTTCATGACCAGATTTTTTCACAATATAGTTGGAGCCCATGACAAGTATGAAGCCGACCACACCTTTAAACATGCCTACCGTAATTCCAGAGCTGATTTGTCCCCGCAGTATCCCCTGTGTATAAGAATACGTATCGAATACTTCAGCAACCTGCATGACGAGCGGATTCATCATGAGAAGCATTTGCTCAAAGCCAACATCCGCCATTTGGCCAAGCCTTAGGATAAGCAAAATGATAATCGTTGGTCGAATCGCAGGCAGCGTAATATGCCAGATTTGTCGGAAGCGGTTGGCACCATCTACAACAGCTGCCTCATAGCGCTGCGGATCAACACCCGCCATGGCAGCTAGAAAGATGATTGTCCCCCAGCCTACCTCTTTCCACATGCTTTGTGCCGTAATTAGCCCCCAGAAGTATTTGGGCTGTGACAAGAAGGAAATCGTCTCATAGCCGGCTTCTGCAATGAGCTTGTTCACGATTCCTACATCAGTGGATAGAACAAAAAACGTCATACTCGCAACGACTACCCATGATAAGAAGTGGGGTAAATAGACAATCGATTGATTGATCCGCTTAAATGCTTCATGTCGAACCTCATTAAGCATAAGGGCTAGCAGGATAGGCAGCGGAAACATAAATACGATGCCGAACACATTAATTGCGAACGTATTTCGCAGCATCATATAGAAGTTCCGATCTCCAAATAAGGCATTAAAATGCTTGAAGCCCACCCACTCGCTGCCAAAGAATCCTAGGTAGGGATTGTAATCCTTAAACGCGAACATCAGCCCCCATAATGGCGTCAATTTGAACAATAAGAAAAATAAAATTCCGGGTAACGCGAGTAAATACATAGCTCTGTACTGATACATTTGGGCGCCCAATCGGGACCAGTATCCCTTTGCGGCATAAACGTTAGTTGCCATGTCGGGCTTTTGCATCGGTCTTGCACCTCTCCTTCTTAGATGTGAATCGCAGGTTATAGATTTTATTGTAGGCTCGCAGCCGAAGGCATACTACGGACAAAACTTGAAGAGGACCGGTGCTAGACACCGGCCCTTCTAAATTGAAAGTTATGTCTGCCTCTAAAACCATGCAGCGCGTATGCTCATAGCGTTATAGCCGTTCTTGTAGCGCTATACTAGATGACTCGGAAAGAAATGTCCTGCCATGACTGTGAAATAATAAAATGGCAAACGCGCACAATTAAAATAACCTCCTTCCGTTTTGTAAAACAGAAGGAGGTTATTATTTTTATATTACCGATCTTCCAATATCTCTTGTACCGCGGACAATTGCTGCTTGGATAGCTCTAGCTGCTCTTTATTTTGCTCGACAATGTCCATATGCTCATGCTGTTGAATTGCATTATTAAGCGCATTTTCTGCATGAGAGATGGAATCATAAGCTTGCTCTACCGTTTGCTCTGCCGGGTGTGACATCGCTTGCTTCACCGCGTGATTAGCCTTCTCGACAGAGTTGCTTAACAACGTGCTTGGATGATCCTGTTTCCAGCTTGTTTCTGTATGCTTAGCCAAGTGTGCTTCTTACCTCCCTGTCGATCTGATAATATTGTCTACACCATAGTTTTGTAAAAAAGCCAAAAAAATATGCATGGTTTGCAGATAACGAACAGATAGATCAGAACTCCAGTCACTCCAGCTGTCTTTATTTCACCCGAAACGTTCTCGGCCCATACTTCTTCACAAGAACAAGGGCAACAGCCAGGTAAATGAGCGTCGCAGAAAAAATAATAACAGTGAAAGAATCTGCTGGCACTCTCAAAATAATGCTAATTCCGCACGCGGATGACACGACCATGTTCACGATAAAATACAGCGGATTTTTAATATTCAACTCCGTAGAATAAGGTTGAAAAATATAATACGTAAACAAATGATACACAGTGAAAAAAATGGCCAATGAAATAATACAGATCCAAAGCATAAGCAGTTCTCTATTCAGCCACTCTCCTCCCGCTGCAGCTGTGACTGCTGTCAATGACACACCAAGAGCGGCGGCAATCCGCAGATTCAAGCTCATCACTTTTCCAAGTCGGATCAAAAAATGACCATACGCCGCGTTTCGATAGAAGCTGTACCGCAGCAAGCTAAGATCGCAGTTATAGAACATCGCTTTGCATATCTTCTCACCTATGGACATGAAGTACATAATCAGAACCAAGAAGGGGAAAATCATTTCCAAGCTCCATTTCAGTTCCTGTATCTGCGCCCGAAATAGAAGCATGAGGATTACACCTATCACTCCAAAAGCGCCGATAATCGTTAATCGTTTGTTAACAGGGCCGTTCAATAGGCTGCGATGCCTGAGGAAGAAGATTGCGTTCAGATAAGCATAACCATCCTTTGATTTAAGCTTGTCCTGCTGGCTCAGATTTATATTATCGTCACTATCCTTCGACTTGACGCTCTTCTTCTGCGCATCCGTCATCATTCGACCTACATCAAGCAGAGGATCATCTCTTTTGCTTGCGGCATCAACCACTCCTCTGTAATCGGAATAATGGGCCAACCGAATGGCTGCGAACAAACCTCCCGCCGTAATCACAATAAAGACAGGCAGACTCAGAAGAAACGATTCTGTTAACAGAACCTTCCCCAGCAGTAGCGGCAAATACGCAGCGGCATAGCCCAGAAAAATCACGCTCCACACGAGGGCGGTTTGTTTAATTAGTACAATGCCGGTTTTCTCAAAAAGCTTAAGATGCGCATACTCCACTAGAATTCGCCACAGCAAGATCAATAACGTCAGCAGAACAGCTTCTATTATGGAGGCTCCCATGAGTGTGCCAAACACAAGCATAGCAGGCAGCAGATACACGAAAAAAGTCGCGTAACGATAGCCAAGCGAAGCCTGCATATAGGTAGCTGGAGACAATCTCATCAACTTGACCGCTACGTATTTCTCCCGCTTTGGTTCAAGCACAGTCGCGCTGCTAACACCTGCCACCACAAAGCTAATAATGGCAAAGATATGTATAAACTGCCGCAGCTGATTCTCCTCTGACAATCCCTCTCCTAATCCGATTACAGGAAGATATACAAGTATCCCCAGATACATAAATCGGAGCAAGAATCCCCATAGCAGGGTGAACAGCAGCGCAATGACAGAAACAACCTTTTTGAGTTCCAAATTGGCATAGAAGCTGTCCCTGACTAGCTTGCCGATCAGCGGCAGCTTCTGAATGTAATAAATGAACAGATTGGCCGTAATAGATGTGCGAATAGCTAGCAGTGTACTAAGCGTTCTCATCATGGGCTTCATCCTTCAGCAGATTAATGACGGATTGCTCGAATTCCGCGCTATGCAGCAGCTCTGACGGCACGGCAGACAATTTCCCTTTGTTCAATACAACCAGCTCATCACACAGATCGGAGGCCAATTGCAGAATATGCGTGGAAAAAATTAAAATATGATCGCTCTTCATCTCCCTCAACATATTCTTCATCTCCAGTGCAACAATGACATCGAAGGAGGTGAGCGGCTCATCCAGCAAAATAATCGGTGGCTTCGTTATGAGAAATAGCAGCATCTGCAGCTTATTCTTCATTCCGTGCGAGTAGCCTTTAATCAGCCTGTGACGATCCTCCTCTGTCATGCTCATCATGTCAAAATAATCGTCAATCGTCTGCTCCATTTGAAGCTTGTCCCGATTAATATCCATAAAAAACTTCACGAACTCAAAGCCCGTCAGAAACTCAGGCAAAATCGGCAGGGAATACACATATCCGACATCCTGCTCGTTTAGCTTCCGAGTTTGGCCATTCTCCTCCAGCAGCACCTGTCCTCCATCCATGCCCTTCTCTCCGCTCAGGCAGTCGAACAACGTCGTCTTGCCTGCACCGTTGCGGCCTAGCAGCCCATATATCTTCCCTTTCTCAAAGGTGAATCCCGCTCCTTGCAGCACCTGTTTATCCGCAAATCGCTTGACGATATTCTCTAAGATCATACGCAATTTCTGCTCCTCCATTCGTTTCAAAATCCTTCTCTCCTCATTCTATACGAAAAAGAAAACGAGCGGTCTCGAATGAGTGCACAAATACAAAAAAAGTGTTGGACTAGGAAAGCTCCTGATCCAACACTTTTCAACATGATTTGCAATTATTTAGCAGCCTGCTCTTTGTTGTAAATTTCCGTAGCTTGTTTAATCCAATCGCTTCCGCCCTCAGCCAAGTACTTTTTCTTGAAATCTGCATATAGCGCATCTATATCCCCAGCAGAAACAATCGCCAGCGTTCTAAACTCTTTCTCCATATCGTCCAGAATGGTTCCCCTTTCACGCTGAATCTCCGGCAAGTCGAAGATGTACGCATCCTCAATAGTATTATCCAGAACTAGCTGTCTGCCTGCACGAGTCGTATCATTGAACAGCTTTTCACGCAGACCATCAAGCGTAATTCGCATCTTTCCAAACCGGGAAGCCGCGGTACGCATGATTGGGGCTGTGCTCATGGAAATTGAAGAACACTGGGAAACCAGCCGCAAATTCATGGACATGACTGCCCACCATGAATGGCGAAAAAACCGTTGATATCCTTTCCGCTAAGCTAGATGAGATTTTACACACAAATATGGACTTGACCATTTAAACCCGTGTAATTCTACTCAACATTCAACTAAGAAATCATTTTATTATGATCATAGGAATGGTTTTGGTCGCTTCGCGAGTAGATCATTCTGAAGGGTCGCGGTTGCAGCCAGATTTATTGATTTCCTAAGACATTTAAAGGTAAGAATCCGGCTGCAAAGGCGAACACTTCGTTTCTAGAGAAATGATCTTCTCGCTTCGCTTTAACTTCATTTTTTAGGTTCAACTTATATAGATGGAAATTCTCCCGTTATTCCGATTGGTTTTTACTTATTCTGGCATTTAACTGGAATTTCTCCCTCTAATTCCAAGGAATCAGCCTGAATTCATGAGAATCGATAAAATTAACAGGACAAACTCCTTCTATTTCCTACACCAAGCGAATTACGTTATTTTAGCAGGAGAAATTCCATCTAAAAATGTATTGGACCATTCCTTCACTCAGTTCCGACGGCTAAAAAACAAAGAGGGGCTGCAACAGGTCACTTGTGCACGACCTGTCACAGCCCCCAAACCTGCGTCAGGCGCAGCCTTTGGACACTTACTCTTTCACTCGGATTCCCACTATCCGAGCTCCAATCACTCTACCTTAAGGTTTTCTCGATTTAAAAGACAGGTGTCTGGTTTAGCCTCAGCTCTTCTTCCGTTGTCAGCCCTTCCTTCAACGCCAGTTGACGTAATGTCAGGTAAAGCTCCGCCTTCGTGGCATTGATATAGGGCATTACAAATAAAACGCCGACGAAGAATACCAGCAGACCGAGAAGGATCCAGCCGAGAAAGCTGAGATCAAGCACGAATATGCGAGCTTTGTGTCCTCGTGTCATTTGCTTGCTTAAATCTACCGCGCGCCTATACCCAATGTTGGGGTTGTCCGCCAAAATGAACGGCACCATGCTGTATGCGTAGGATTTCACGATTCCGGGGATGATGAGCAGCAGAAACCATAAGAAATTCAGAAAGGCTCTCCACAGCATTGATTTCACAATATCCAAATACCTGTGCTTGTTAAAAGCATAGCCTAAATGGTTCAAATTCACCTCTTGTTCCGCTGCTTGCTTGAAGTAACGCATCGAGCCGACCTCAAGGGGAAAACAAAGCAAAACACGAAACGCGAGGGCTAACAGAAAGACAACAAGAAAAATGATGATCCCGATAGCAAGGAAAGGTCCGAGAGCCCCCCAATTCACATCCATGCCGGAGGAGCCTGAATTTCCCGAGGAACCAGATGAGCCAAAGTTAAAGCTCGGAGGACTGCCGCCTCCACTGACAAATGCGAGTATAATACTCACCAAAAATGCCTTCCAATATGATGTCCGCAGCACCTCCTTGGCTTTTCGTTTCAGTTCTTTACGCTCCCACATCGCCATCCCTCTCTCCTTTAGTACTTTGTTTTTCAGCTATCAACTCATACCTAAATAATATAGTACGACAAGCAGTGAAACATTCTTGTAATGTTAATCATGTAGGATACTGCTCGAACCGTATATCGCATCCATAACCCGATTTGTTCGCATCGCAGACTCTCCTGTGCTAGGTGATAATCCTTTGCCAATTAGCTCATCGACCACGCTTTGAATAAGAGGCTGCTGAATGTGCTTGGGCATTTCAAACTGGACCTCGATCTTTTCGGATTCGGTTTGAAGAACAACAGGCTCGTTTCCAAACGTTGAAAAAAGAATGCGTCCCTGGCTGCCAACAATTTCGTTCATTTCGTAATAATCAAACGACGCGAAACACCAAACCCCCGTCCCGTGTACGCCGGATTCAAACGTAAATTGAGCCGATACGATATCGTCGGCCGCGTATAGCCCGCCTTGATTGGCCGCGACTCCTTGCGCCTTGCTAATCGGGCCGAGAATGAAATCGAAAATGTCCAGCGTATGCGAAGCCACATCGACAAATTTGCCTCCACCGGACAAGGCAGGGTCCACTCTCCATGATACTGCCTTTCCCGCTTTCTCTTCCTCTGATGGCGGAGCATAATGCGTTGCCTTCACGAAGCATACCTCGCCAATTCGACCTTCTTGGACCCATTCCTTAATCTGAATGAACTTCGGCAGCGCTCTTCGATAATAAGCAACGAATAAAGCTGTGCCGGCATCCTTGCAGGCGCGCAGCATCTCTGTACACTCATCTGAATTCATCCCCATCGGCTTTTCTACGTATACCGGTTTCCCCGCTTGGGCGCACATCAATGCATAGGTCATATGTGAGGAGGGCGGAGTAGCAATATAAACCGCATCTATTTCAGGATGATGTATAATCGCTTCAGCCTTATCAAACCATTCGGGAACTTGGTGACGTTCCGCATAATCCTTCGCAAGCTCTCCGCTGCGCCGCATGACGGCTTGGAGCACGGAATGCTCCGCTATTTGGAAAGCAGGCCCGCTTTTTACTTCCGTCACTTCTCCGCATCCGATAATTCCCCAACGTACCATTTTCATAACATTCACCTCTGCTGCTAAAATTTCCTAAGCTTATTGAATTCGACACGATTCATGGTTATCCTCCGCACAAACTGCACATTTCATATACAGTCCAATCTGAGGGAGATTTCTTTTCATAGAATATAGAAATGGAGTCGGAGAAATCCGCTTCTATTCTATTTTTATTACGAAGCTTCGAAACAATGAAAAGCTTTATAGTGGAGGGAGGTAGAATTAGTATGAATGAAATGCATCATTTTATAATGAACCATATGAATTGCAGGGTCCGTGTGCATACTTGCGATGGGCGATACTACGAGGGCGTTATCGTTAAAATGGAAAATAATCACCTTTATTTACGGCCAACAGGCGGAAACCGAGATTCACGAAAAGCCTACACCTCGCTATGGTTCGGTGGCGGTCTTCTAGCTTTATCTCTATTTGCTCTTTTGGCCATAGCCTTATTCTAAAACTATCAACGTCAATTTTGCCATTATGCTCTATGTTATTTCTCTACCAAAATCAAAAAAAGAGGCTCTCCCAAAAGGTTATAGACCTTAGGGACAGCCTCTTTGAATGATCAGCGGAAACCGTCTTGCCAATAATAACTCCGTTCAGAACGAGATTACCATGTTTAGCTTGCCAATTTATTCTTCCTCCACAACGCCGAGCGCTTTATTTTTTTCCTTAAACCGCTCGTTATGAGAGGAAACATAAGCTACCTTCGGTGCTTCGGGATCAAGATACAGCTTCACACTGTTTAAGGCAAGCACGCCGTCAGTGAATGCGCCCGCGATCAATTTCACTTTGCTCTCGTAGGTGACAAAATCTCCAGCCGCATAGATGCCAGGGATGCTTGTCTCCATTCTTGTACCCACCTTCATCTCCCACTCTCCCGCTTTCAATCCCCATAGCGTAAGCGCGTTATAATCAGCTTCCATACCGTGATTCACGATAACGGCGTCTACCTCAATCAGTTTACTTTCACTCGTTTCCGTATGTGCAATCTCGACCTTATTAATCTCAGCTCCATTGCTGCTGTAAAGCGATTTAATGACATATGGCGCAGCAATCGTTACAGACGACTGTTTCATAGTCGCAACACTTTTCTCATGTCCGCTAAACTTCTCTCGCCGATGTACAATCGTCACGCTTGCAGCTAAAGGCTCAAGCTCGTTAGCCCAGTCTACAGCAGAATCACCGCCGCCTGAAATAAGGACATGCTTGCCTCGGAATATATTCAGTTCTTGAACGGTGTAATGTAGATTACCCACTTCATACCGTTCAACACCTTCGATATCGAGCTTGACCGGCTTATTGATGCCATAACCTACGGTCAAAATAATCGTACGGCTATAATGCTGTTCTCCAGTCGCCGAAGTTAACAGAAAAGTTCCATCCGGCTGCTTCTCCGTACTAATAATTTCCTGCCCGAGCACGATCGTCGGATCAAATGTTTTTGCTTGCTGCTCCAATTGACGAATCAGCACTTCGCAGCGAATCGGTGTAATTCCTCCCACATCCCAAATTAATTTCTCAGGATAAAGGAGCATTCTTCCGCCCAATTGATCACTTGCTTCGATTAGCTTCGTTTTCAAATCACGCATCCCGCTGTAAAAGGCTGTGTACATGCCCGCAGGGCCACCTCCAATGATGGTGACGTCATAGATATCTATAGACTCGTTCATCTCTGTACCTCCAGTTAGCATTCCTTGTTTTCATATTAAAGACCATACTGCGCTTGGTGAATTCGACTATAAGAACCGCTGTTCCAACATGCCATTTCACACCTTTGTCCTGCTGAGCAAATAAAGAAAGTAAGGCGCACCGATTACTGCTATAACGATTCCCGTAGGAATCTCAAGAGGCTGAACAATCCAACGCCCAATCGTATCTGCGATAATAACAAGCAGCGAGCCTATTAATGCCGATGTCGGGAGCAAGAATTGATGCGTCGAACCAACAAGCCTTCGTCCGAGATGCGGCGCTATCAAGCCAACAAAACCGATCCCTCCGCTCACCGCTACACAAGAAGCGGAAAGACCAACAGCTGCAGCCAATAATATTGTCTGTTCTCTAGTTACTGAGGTTCCTAATCCTGTCGCCAGCTGATCTCCTAAATTAAGCACATTCATCGTACGCGCTTTGAAGAATACAAATGGAAGCAGCACAACAATCCAAGGCAGCAGGGACAGTACGAATGTCCAATCCGCCCCCCAAATGCTTCCGGCAAGCCAAGTCGCGACGAATCGAAACTTTTGCGGACTTAATCTAATCGTGAGTACAATCATCGCGGAGCTAACGGCCGCGGAAACGGCAATGCCTGACATCAGCAGCCGAATCGGAATCAAGCCTTCCGACCGTTTATAAGCTAATCCATAAATTAAAGCAGCAATCAATGAGCCGCCAACAAATGCCAATAGGGGAAGCAAAGCTACAGGCGCAGCGTTCGTTGTCGGATAGAAGGAAATAAAGAGCATAACCATAAGCCCTGCCCCCGCATTAATGCCAAGAATACCTGGATCAGCTAACGCATTGCGTGAGATTCCCTGCATAACGCAGCCAGCCACGGCTAAGCCAGCGCCAATAAGGACTGAAATCACAATTCTTGGAAGACGGAATTCGAACAAAATCAAATTTTGCTCATCACCGCCAAAGCCAAATATGACTTTTAATAAATCCAGCGGCGGCAATCGTGTATATCCTGTGTTCATACTTATGAAAAAAGAAATGAGGATAAGCAGGCCTAAAATGACCATTGCCTGAATAGCTCTTTTTCGCTTACGAGCCTCTGAATTAGATAATAAATGATG from Paenibacillus sp. FSL H8-0548 encodes the following:
- a CDS encoding alpha-amylase family protein, giving the protein MSENKKAWWQKPQRIIQTNLQVKDTHLIDPRKLAGQMKEMGATTLVFNVGGIYAWYPSKVDGHKVNEYLPQDFDLLKEVIAACHEQGIRFIARLDFSKTEDIVFLRKPQWFVRQPSGQPEIIGAHRPGSWSLLMSTCINGAYRNEEVAIPVLEELLNNYDIDGIFFNAPHYVPCYCEICKKKYNTLYGTDIPLDRNDFAEDWSSTCIRDNMEKMYRFIKNKRADVPMILYYNLYKDNLYARLETTDMLCTEPQDVLSDGHQRIPEFWKPALSIKLGRSIPGNPAPFGIVHSSPGMEWRHTGLPPAEYRFWLSQIPAHGGSIWHSLTGIPDTITDKRILETVTTFNKNVSKVESYMDEAHTLAQVALMWTADAAAEGWADGLINRQIPFDVLLREQATKERLARYKALIIPENMKLTDEFIGVISKYAEEGGYVIVEGEVSQQQKLRSLLGIAAESTVSEPLTAAYLRFEGLNNPLQAELEMTELIAFRGKVQYTKATGSEASILATLVPPFSPLESVGAPPERASLPVSHTDIPLCVHHQFGTGGAIYLSFSLSGLINEFKLGEHYQLLSNMIDLTLGEKKIVQVSHYQGLQLSLFEKDGALLIHLVNGAGRRPLAMNIPLSDIEVKVALNGRRIADVQPLISGEPLSYEADEQYAALTLPKLDIWECLRVTFQ
- a CDS encoding carbohydrate ABC transporter permease, with amino-acid sequence MSFVSRKKLTVFDWINYSLLAIISLVCLIPFLYVFSVSFTDPSVYVPLRFYLFPEKWSLAAYSYILSTDSFINALKSTTFITVVGTALNLIVSFSMAYALTKKAMPGRSMMMGFIIFTLVFNAGLVPNYLLVKELGLLNSYWALIWPALTNAWSLIIIKSFLESLPSELEDAAKIDGCSDIGVFLRIVIPLSMPAIATFTLFFAVAHWNTYFNAFIYLSDSSKWTLQVLVKTLVIDSDNAGMAGSGGDERSVPQETIRMASIVLAMVPILVIYPFLQKHFAKGVMLGSVKG
- a CDS encoding ABC transporter permease subunit, with the translated sequence MQKPDMATNVYAAKGYWSRLGAQMYQYRAMYLLALPGILFFLLFKLTPLWGLMFAFKDYNPYLGFFGSEWVGFKHFNALFGDRNFYMMLRNTFAINVFGIVFMFPLPILLALMLNEVRHEAFKRINQSIVYLPHFLSWVVVASMTFFVLSTDVGIVNKLIAEAGYETISFLSQPKYFWGLITAQSMWKEVGWGTIIFLAAMAGVDPQRYEAAVVDGANRFRQIWHITLPAIRPTIIILLILRLGQMADVGFEQMLLMMNPLVMQVAEVFDTYSYTQGILRGQISSGITVGMFKGVVGFILVMGSNYIVKKSGHEGIY
- a CDS encoding ABC transporter ATP-binding protein, with translation MEEQKLRMILENIVKRFADKQVLQGAGFTFEKGKIYGLLGRNGAGKTTLFDCLSGEKGMDGGQVLLEENGQTRKLNEQDVGYVYSLPILPEFLTGFEFVKFFMDINRDKLQMEQTIDDYFDMMSMTEEDRHRLIKGYSHGMKNKLQMLLFLITKPPIILLDEPLTSFDVIVALEMKNMLREMKSDHILIFSTHILQLASDLCDELVVLNKGKLSAVPSELLHSAEFEQSVINLLKDEAHDENA
- a CDS encoding transposase, producing the protein MYASSIVLSRTSCLPARVVSLNSFSRRPSSVIRIFPNREAAVRMIGAVLMEIEEHWETSRKFMDMTAHHEWRKNR
- a CDS encoding DUF975 family protein; its protein translation is MWERKELKRKAKEVLRTSYWKAFLVSIILAFVSGGGSPPSFNFGSSGSSGNSGSSGMDVNWGALGPFLAIGIIIFLVVFLLALAFRVLLCFPLEVGSMRYFKQAAEQEVNLNHLGYAFNKHRYLDIVKSMLWRAFLNFLWFLLLIIPGIVKSYAYSMVPFILADNPNIGYRRAVDLSKQMTRGHKARIFVLDLSFLGWILLGLLVFFVGVLFVMPYINATKAELYLTLRQLALKEGLTTEEELRLNQTPVF
- a CDS encoding Gfo/Idh/MocA family oxidoreductase → MKMVRWGIIGCGEVTEVKSGPAFQIAEHSVLQAVMRRSGELAKDYAERHQVPEWFDKAEAIIHHPEIDAVYIATPPSSHMTYALMCAQAGKPVYVEKPMGMNSDECTEMLRACKDAGTALFVAYYRRALPKFIQIKEWVQEGRIGEVCFVKATHYAPPSEEEKAGKAVSWRVDPALSGGGKFVDVASHTLDIFDFILGPISKAQGVAANQGGLYAADDIVSAQFTFESGVHGTGVWCFASFDYYEMNEIVGSQGRILFSTFGNEPVVLQTESEKIEVQFEMPKHIQQPLIQSVVDELIGKGLSPSTGESAMRTNRVMDAIYGSSSILHD
- a CDS encoding NAD(P)/FAD-dependent oxidoreductase produces the protein MNESIDIYDVTIIGGGPAGMYTAFYSGMRDLKTKLIEASDQLGGRMLLYPEKLIWDVGGITPIRCEVLIRQLEQQAKTFDPTIVLGQEIISTEKQPDGTFLLTSATGEQHYSRTIILTVGYGINKPVKLDIEGVERYEVGNLHYTVQELNIFRGKHVLISGGGDSAVDWANELEPLAASVTIVHRREKFSGHEKSVATMKQSSVTIAAPYVIKSLYSSNGAEINKVEIAHTETSESKLIEVDAVIVNHGMEADYNALTLWGLKAGEWEMKVGTRMETSIPGIYAAGDFVTYESKVKLIAGAFTDGVLALNSVKLYLDPEAPKVAYVSSHNERFKEKNKALGVVEEE
- a CDS encoding iron ABC transporter permease — protein: MNHHLLSNSEARKRKRAIQAMVILGLLILISFFISMNTGYTRLPPLDLLKVIFGFGGDEQNLILFEFRLPRIVISVLIGAGLAVAGCVMQGISRNALADPGILGINAGAGLMVMLFISFYPTTNAAPVALLPLLAFVGGSLIAALIYGLAYKRSEGLIPIRLLMSGIAVSAAVSSAMIVLTIRLSPQKFRFVATWLAGSIWGADWTFVLSLLPWIVVLLPFVFFKARTMNVLNLGDQLATGLGTSVTREQTILLAAAVGLSASCVAVSGGIGFVGLIAPHLGRRLVGSTHQFLLPTSALIGSLLVIIADTIGRWIVQPLEIPTGIVIAVIGAPYFLYLLSRTKV